The Immundisolibacter cernigliae genome has a window encoding:
- a CDS encoding aromatic-ring-hydroxylating dioxygenase subunit beta: MSTATLEQAALGEAELREVTGFIYQEARLADESRYADWEALWTDDGVYWVPRAEGHDPNTHVSHIYDNRTRIATRVRQLLTGYRYSQEPASPMRRLISNVEIGRTDDGYEVGSNFMLIETVVQSTHAMRIWAGRTTHRLRRTDEGLKMAYKKVVLVNGDEAIPNLAFLI, from the coding sequence ATGAGCACTGCAACACTCGAACAAGCCGCGCTCGGTGAAGCCGAACTGCGCGAAGTGACCGGCTTCATCTATCAGGAAGCGCGCCTGGCCGACGAGTCCCGCTACGCCGACTGGGAAGCCCTGTGGACCGACGACGGCGTGTACTGGGTGCCGCGCGCCGAGGGCCACGACCCGAACACGCACGTGTCGCACATCTACGACAACCGCACCCGTATCGCCACCCGCGTGCGCCAGCTGCTGACCGGCTACCGTTACAGTCAGGAGCCGGCCTCGCCGATGCGGCGCCTGATTTCCAATGTCGAGATCGGCCGCACCGACGACGGCTACGAGGTCGGCTCGAACTTCATGCTGATCGAGACGGTGGTCCAGTCCACACACGCCATGCGCATCTGGGCCGGGCGCACCACGCACCGCCTGCGGCGCACGGACGAAGGCCTGAAGATGGCCTACAAGAAGGTCGTCCTGGTCAATGGCGACGAGGCCATTCCGAACCTCGCATTTCTGATTTGA
- a CDS encoding aromatic ring-hydroxylating oxygenase subunit alpha, with protein MRIERLSPASYRDLIQPDRVHGSLYTEPYVFEDELDKIFSRGWVFVAHDSELPNPGDYITRTVGRQHYLVVRGQDGAVNVFINRCQHRGNLVCNTAAGNAKNFTCPYHGWTFGLNGELQDVPHAGGFQKDWNKLGLEVPRSGSYRGFVFASAAQDGITLDEHLGRAKALIDRACDLSPDGRLRLSAGWVRHEYGANWKMLPENDTDGYHVGFTHQSFVRAIRSQYDQFVADDTSANGVIRDWGNGHTEIDFAGGYTKPLEWLGTSPEKAADYVAAMEKSYGKERAAELMRLGPPHACIWPNLFLAEMNIVIFQPLAVNKSVQWHTPMLLEGAPSLDFRLLRQSEGALGPASFLVADDASIAERAQQALEAGDPWCDLSRGLEREETDARGVRTSHMTDETSNRGFWQHYLHVMAG; from the coding sequence ATGCGTATCGAACGTCTCTCCCCGGCCAGTTACCGGGACCTGATCCAGCCGGACCGCGTCCACGGCTCGCTGTACACCGAGCCGTACGTGTTCGAGGACGAGCTGGACAAGATTTTTTCCCGCGGCTGGGTGTTCGTGGCACACGACAGCGAGCTGCCGAACCCGGGCGACTACATCACCCGCACCGTCGGTCGCCAGCACTATCTGGTGGTGCGCGGTCAGGATGGCGCGGTGAACGTGTTCATCAACCGTTGCCAGCACCGCGGCAACCTGGTGTGCAACACCGCCGCCGGCAACGCCAAGAATTTCACCTGCCCCTACCACGGCTGGACCTTCGGCCTGAACGGCGAGCTGCAGGATGTGCCGCACGCCGGCGGCTTCCAGAAGGACTGGAACAAGCTGGGCCTGGAAGTGCCGCGCAGCGGCAGCTACCGCGGGTTTGTGTTTGCCAGCGCGGCCCAGGACGGCATCACGCTCGACGAACACCTTGGCCGGGCCAAGGCGCTGATCGACCGCGCCTGCGACCTGTCGCCGGATGGCAGGCTGCGCCTTTCCGCCGGCTGGGTGCGCCATGAGTACGGCGCCAACTGGAAGATGCTGCCCGAGAACGACACCGACGGTTACCACGTCGGTTTCACGCACCAGTCCTTCGTGCGGGCCATCCGCTCGCAGTACGACCAGTTCGTGGCGGACGACACCTCGGCCAACGGCGTCATCCGCGACTGGGGCAACGGCCACACCGAGATCGACTTTGCAGGCGGCTACACCAAGCCGCTGGAGTGGCTGGGTACCAGCCCCGAAAAGGCCGCCGACTACGTGGCCGCGATGGAAAAATCCTACGGCAAGGAGCGGGCCGCAGAGCTGATGCGCCTGGGTCCGCCGCACGCCTGCATCTGGCCGAACCTGTTTCTGGCCGAGATGAACATCGTCATCTTCCAGCCGCTGGCCGTGAACAAGAGCGTGCAGTGGCACACGCCGATGCTGCTGGAAGGCGCGCCGAGTCTGGATTTTCGGCTGCTGCGGCAAAGCGAGGGGGCGCTGGGGCCGGCCTCGTTCCTGGTGGCGGACGACGCGTCGATTGCCGAGCGGGCGCAGCAGGCACTCGAAGCCGGTGATCCGTGGTGTGATCTGAGTCGCGGCCTGGAGCGGGAAGAAACCGACGCGCGCGGCGTGCGTACCTCGCACATGACCGACGAGACTTCGAACCGCGGTTTCTGGCAGCACTACCTGCACGTCATGGCCGGCTGA
- a CDS encoding class I SAM-dependent methyltransferase, translating into MSDLPTPDTAALALSARLADRIRAAIAAAGGRLGFDAYMQRALYEPGLGYYANGLRKFGEEGDFTTAPERSPLFARALARQVAQVLSAVPDGEVLEFGPGSGALAAELLAELDTLGCPPRRYLMLELSAELQQRQRAAIARRVPHLAERVAWLAQLPERFSGVVIANEVLDAMPVRRFRVVDGGITELYVTTAGEGMELVNGPPQDELLAARVVSLDLPTGYESEVNFAAEAWVSTLCERLQRGLLLLIDYGYAQAEYYHPQRHTGTLQCHYRQHAHADALLWPGLQDITAHVDFTAMAQAGCAVGATLAGFASQAQFLINCGLPQLLEAIDPADPAYMDLALQARQLLLPQAMGEAFKVLALTRGLHAGDGLIGFASGDRRHRL; encoded by the coding sequence ATGTCTGACCTGCCCACACCCGACACGGCCGCCCTGGCGCTGTCGGCACGGCTTGCAGACCGCATCCGCGCGGCGATTGCCGCGGCCGGCGGGCGGCTGGGTTTCGATGCCTACATGCAGCGGGCCCTGTACGAGCCGGGGCTGGGTTATTACGCCAACGGGCTGCGCAAGTTTGGGGAGGAGGGCGATTTCACTACCGCGCCGGAGCGCTCGCCGCTGTTTGCCCGCGCGCTGGCGCGGCAGGTGGCGCAGGTACTCAGCGCCGTGCCGGATGGCGAGGTGCTGGAATTCGGCCCAGGCAGCGGCGCGCTGGCGGCCGAGCTGCTGGCGGAACTCGACACGCTCGGTTGCCCGCCGCGGCGCTACCTGATGCTGGAGCTGAGCGCCGAGCTGCAGCAGCGCCAGCGCGCGGCCATTGCCCGGCGCGTGCCACATCTGGCTGAACGGGTGGCGTGGCTCGCGCAGTTGCCGGAACGGTTCAGCGGCGTGGTGATTGCCAACGAGGTGCTGGATGCCATGCCGGTGCGGCGCTTTCGTGTGGTGGATGGCGGCATTACTGAGCTTTACGTGACCACGGCGGGGGAGGGCATGGAGCTGGTGAACGGTCCGCCGCAGGACGAGCTGCTGGCAGCCCGCGTGGTATCGCTCGATCTGCCCACCGGTTACGAATCGGAAGTCAATTTCGCCGCCGAGGCTTGGGTCAGCACGCTGTGCGAGCGCCTGCAGCGCGGCCTGCTGCTGCTGATCGACTACGGCTACGCGCAGGCCGAGTACTACCACCCGCAGCGCCACACCGGCACGCTGCAGTGCCATTACCGCCAGCACGCGCATGCCGATGCGCTGCTGTGGCCGGGCCTGCAGGACATCACGGCGCATGTCGATTTCACTGCCATGGCGCAGGCCGGGTGCGCCGTCGGGGCGACGCTGGCCGGTTTCGCCAGTCAGGCGCAGTTCCTCATCAACTGCGGCCTGCCTCAGTTGCTGGAGGCGATCGACCCGGCCGATCCGGCGTATATGGACCTTGCCTTGCAGGCGCGGCAGCTGCTGCTGCCGCAGGCCATGGGCGAGGCCTTCAAGGTGCTGGCGTTGACACGTGGGCTGCACGCCGGCGACGGACTGATCGGCTTTGCGAGTGGCGATCGGCGGCACCGGCTGTGA
- the plsY gene encoding glycerol-3-phosphate 1-O-acyltransferase PlsY has product MLILSLALTVVAYLLGSLSAAIVVCRLLGLPDPRGAGSRNPGATNVLRIGGKWPAFLTLAGDLLKGVLPVLLAHALHLPPWGLAAVMFAAFVGHLYPLYFGFVGGKGVATTLGVVLAMSPPVGLATCLTWLATAAITRYSSLAALVAIGLTPVYTFLWTRQPALAVATALIAVILTWRHRENIARLRAGTESRIGRKSAAPGAP; this is encoded by the coding sequence ATGTTGATTCTGTCCCTGGCTCTCACCGTCGTTGCTTATCTACTGGGCTCGCTGTCGGCAGCCATCGTCGTGTGTCGCCTGCTTGGCCTGCCGGACCCGCGCGGCGCAGGTTCCCGCAATCCGGGCGCCACCAACGTGCTGCGCATCGGCGGCAAGTGGCCGGCTTTCCTGACCCTGGCCGGCGATCTGCTCAAGGGCGTGCTGCCGGTACTGCTGGCGCACGCGCTGCACCTGCCGCCCTGGGGCCTGGCGGCGGTCATGTTCGCCGCCTTTGTCGGCCACCTGTACCCGCTCTATTTTGGCTTTGTCGGCGGCAAGGGCGTCGCCACCACGCTGGGCGTGGTGCTGGCCATGAGCCCGCCGGTTGGCCTCGCCACCTGTCTTACCTGGCTGGCCACCGCCGCCATCACGCGCTATTCCTCCCTGGCCGCCCTGGTCGCCATCGGGTTGACGCCGGTCTACACCTTTCTGTGGACCCGCCAGCCGGCGCTGGCCGTGGCCACGGCGCTGATCGCCGTCATTCTGACCTGGCGCCACCGCGAGAACATCGCGCGCCTGCGCGCCGGCACGGAAAGCCGCATCGGCCGCAAATCAGCCGCCCCGGGTGCCCCATGA
- a CDS encoding EVE domain-containing protein, translating to MNHWLFKSEPDVFGIDHLAAKPKATEHWDGVRNYQARNFMRQMQVGDQAFFYHSNCDPPGIVGIVEVVRQAYPDHSAWNPDSKYFDPASTPDNPRWFMVDVRLVRKLPRLISLAELREHPALIDMPLVRRGNRLSVMPVPEQAWQLILAMAQGHDERFDKPL from the coding sequence ATGAACCACTGGCTGTTCAAGTCCGAACCGGATGTGTTTGGCATCGACCACCTGGCTGCCAAGCCGAAGGCCACCGAGCACTGGGACGGCGTGCGCAACTACCAGGCGCGCAACTTCATGCGCCAGATGCAGGTCGGCGACCAAGCCTTTTTCTACCACTCCAACTGCGATCCGCCGGGCATCGTCGGCATCGTCGAGGTGGTCCGCCAGGCCTATCCGGACCACAGCGCCTGGAATCCGGACAGCAAATACTTCGACCCGGCCTCCACCCCCGACAACCCGCGCTGGTTCATGGTCGACGTGCGCCTGGTGCGCAAACTGCCGCGCCTGATCTCGCTGGCCGAATTGCGCGAGCACCCGGCGCTGATCGACATGCCGCTGGTGCGGCGCGGGAACCGGCTGTCGGTGATGCCGGTGCCCGAGCAAGCCTGGCAGCTCATTCTGGCGATGGCACAGGGCCACGATG